A genome region from candidate division KSB1 bacterium includes the following:
- a CDS encoding Wzz/FepE/Etk N-terminal domain-containing protein → MQTTQPSQKETRLSDLLMVLLDYRWIILRNTLITCIAAILLTFVLPKKWTAETTLMPPEENSRPGMSSMMEGVDLPGFSFSKQTSSTDLLLELLKSRSLSSAILQRTFVSDNDTLPLYKIAGFSSVSVGTQKMYKIAEFMKSKQGIISIRVELGDPDLSARVANAFVEELDRFNQQKSVSRAKNSRLYIEEQLENTHEQLVSATKRLAEFQQKNRAVSLENQMQASFEQTGQLKAQIIAKEINISMMQEAMKPQNPQLIRAKQELKEMKKRYADLQIGSDSSHIDTTDIYVPFLDVPKIAIQIAELKRDVQVQETVWELLNRQYYQAKIEEARNTPTVQVLDPAVPPPFRSAPQRKLIVIALTLLGFVFSIFYAFADHTYNNLNEASEEKQKLQTVSRTLSGDAQRIRSKLKTLTRSRKRG, encoded by the coding sequence ATGCAAACAACACAACCCTCCCAAAAAGAAACACGGCTCAGCGATCTGCTGATGGTCCTTCTGGACTATCGCTGGATTATTCTCCGCAATACACTGATCACGTGTATTGCAGCCATTCTGCTCACCTTTGTTCTGCCGAAAAAGTGGACAGCCGAAACCACATTGATGCCGCCTGAGGAAAACAGTCGCCCGGGCATGTCGTCCATGATGGAAGGCGTGGATCTACCCGGCTTTTCGTTCTCCAAGCAGACCTCTTCCACGGATTTACTGCTGGAACTTTTAAAAAGCCGCAGTCTGAGCAGCGCCATCCTGCAGCGCACCTTTGTCAGCGACAATGACACCCTGCCGTTATACAAAATAGCGGGATTCTCCTCTGTGAGCGTCGGCACACAAAAAATGTATAAAATAGCAGAATTTATGAAATCAAAGCAGGGCATTATTTCCATCCGGGTCGAGCTTGGTGATCCGGATTTGTCCGCGCGTGTAGCCAACGCCTTTGTCGAAGAACTGGACCGCTTCAATCAGCAGAAAAGCGTGTCGCGGGCCAAAAACTCGCGTCTTTACATTGAAGAACAGTTGGAAAACACACACGAACAACTTGTATCCGCGACAAAACGTCTGGCTGAATTTCAGCAGAAAAACCGCGCGGTGTCTCTGGAAAACCAGATGCAGGCGTCATTTGAGCAAACCGGTCAGCTCAAAGCCCAAATCATCGCAAAGGAAATCAATATTTCCATGATGCAAGAGGCCATGAAACCGCAAAATCCGCAGCTCATTCGCGCCAAACAGGAACTCAAGGAAATGAAAAAACGCTACGCAGACCTGCAAATCGGCAGCGATTCGTCGCATATTGATACCACCGATATTTACGTGCCGTTTCTGGATGTACCCAAAATAGCTATTCAGATTGCAGAACTCAAGCGCGATGTTCAGGTGCAGGAAACCGTATGGGAATTGTTGAATCGTCAGTATTATCAGGCCAAAATTGAAGAGGCGCGCAACACGCCTACGGTACAGGTTCTGGACCCGGCGGTTCCGCCGCCTTTCCGCAGCGCTCCGCAGCGAAAATTGATTGTGATCGCGTTAACGCTGTTGGGATTTGTGTTCAGCATTTTTTATGCATTTGCCGATCACACCTACAACAACCTGAATGAGGCATCTGAAGAAAAACAGAAACTGCAAACCGTTTCCCGAACCCTGTCCGGAGACGCACAGCGTATCAGAAGCAAACTAAAAACACTCACTCGATCCCGCAAACGAGGATAA
- a CDS encoding D-glucuronyl C5-epimerase family protein, protein MRKLEKSIFMLKKLLKDIGRDADIYQLTLDVHSRQLGYYYFLMDEQELLNGHSQNFFFNDDGIPIIPSYIDVKDRRMIYYPISIGQYGLAIYHTYLASGADDDRKRFLNIARWFYDNRIREPERGTFWLTDVPKPEFKINEPWPSAFAQSRAISILLRAFQMTEHEPYLDVVKDALNIFAVPADQGGVTTFTDYGPFYEEYPASFPTMVLDGFFFSMCGLHEYMRAVDDPEPAAALFESGLDSIKKWLPEYDLGFWIRYNYCRQPFYPDPDPATIGYLRLVNTQLRLFYTLTGDTVFQEFAEKWRDYDRFFNIMKMYRIKYRALKQLGRL, encoded by the coding sequence ATGCGGAAACTAGAAAAATCAATATTCATGCTGAAAAAACTGCTCAAGGATATCGGAAGAGATGCTGATATTTATCAGCTAACTTTAGACGTTCATTCCCGGCAGTTGGGATATTATTATTTCCTCATGGATGAACAGGAATTGCTGAACGGACACAGTCAAAACTTTTTTTTCAATGACGATGGCATTCCTATCATTCCCAGTTATATCGATGTGAAAGACCGTCGAATGATCTATTACCCCATCTCGATTGGTCAATACGGCCTGGCGATTTATCATACGTATCTCGCAAGCGGAGCCGATGATGACCGGAAACGATTTTTAAATATTGCCAGGTGGTTTTATGATAACCGCATTCGGGAACCGGAACGCGGTACGTTTTGGCTGACCGACGTCCCGAAACCGGAATTTAAAATTAATGAACCCTGGCCTTCAGCCTTTGCCCAAAGCCGCGCGATATCCATTTTGCTGCGGGCGTTTCAGATGACGGAACATGAACCGTATCTTGACGTGGTAAAAGATGCATTGAACATTTTTGCAGTACCGGCGGATCAGGGCGGAGTGACCACCTTTACCGATTACGGTCCGTTTTACGAAGAATATCCCGCATCCTTCCCGACCATGGTGCTGGACGGATTCTTTTTTTCCATGTGCGGCTTGCATGAATATATGCGCGCCGTTGATGATCCGGAGCCTGCGGCTGCGCTTTTTGAATCCGGTCTGGACAGTATTAAAAAGTGGCTGCCGGAATACGATCTCGGATTCTGGATCCGCTACAATTACTGCAGGCAACCGTTTTATCCGGATCCGGATCCGGCGACTATAGGATATCTGCGACTGGTCAATACCCAGCTGCGTCTGTTTTATACCCTGACCGGGGATACTGTATTTCAAGAGTTTGCGGAAAAATGGCGGGACTATGACCGGTTTTTCAATATTATGAAAATGTACCGGATTAAATACCGGGCGTTGAAACAATTAGGACGGTTATGA
- a CDS encoding polysaccharide deacetylase family protein: MIRVEYHGPASFKAPFWYVLRQLSRMTGLVFANGAGGDRDGVRAELFYGKMPDSSGKRRLCIGAVPEYLPDNANVRRAVADGSAPQNLPRRILYLFTGDMPSFEEILYLDADRQPLVSHSEQTVSCTCDLIATCFYMLNLEQENRTATRDEHGRFQREFTRESSLYDMPVVDRIVRLIEILLVAPKVPGIVPYPAIWPDHKPFAVALSHDVDRIRTWTLRKARRAIAPVLKSRGLSAVLPAAGYLLRSMARPENWAGNFKTITRMESQYGAASTFFFVQQRRSSIDPGYSLTSGRLQRGISALDKAGAAIGLHGTSGAYRNAEKLQHEKSGLERVIGKTVNGCRQHYLTFDSGMTWRILQDAGFSYDSTVGFSNAPGYRCGTGFPYHPWDPDTQQEMSLIEIPLVLMDTVLFLESKQGLSAANSHQVVFDLLEETRINRACLTVNWHNSDLFADDWSGFSELYSTILEWTAEHNGWLCTLDELHDWWRQL; this comes from the coding sequence ATGATAAGAGTCGAATATCATGGACCGGCGTCGTTCAAAGCGCCGTTCTGGTATGTCCTGCGCCAACTGAGCCGGATGACCGGTCTGGTCTTTGCTAACGGGGCAGGGGGGGATCGGGATGGCGTACGGGCCGAACTGTTTTACGGCAAGATGCCCGATTCATCCGGAAAACGCCGGCTGTGTATCGGCGCTGTTCCGGAATATCTGCCTGACAACGCCAATGTGCGCCGTGCAGTGGCGGACGGCAGTGCGCCGCAGAACTTGCCCCGTCGCATTCTTTATCTGTTCACGGGAGATATGCCGTCTTTTGAAGAAATATTGTACCTGGATGCAGACCGGCAGCCGCTGGTTAGTCATTCCGAACAGACCGTTTCCTGTACCTGCGATCTGATCGCAACTTGTTTTTACATGCTGAATCTGGAACAGGAAAACCGCACTGCGACCCGCGATGAACACGGACGCTTTCAACGTGAGTTTACACGAGAGTCGTCACTTTATGATATGCCGGTCGTGGATCGGATCGTCAGGCTGATCGAGATACTGCTGGTAGCGCCGAAAGTACCCGGGATTGTTCCATATCCCGCTATCTGGCCGGATCACAAACCGTTCGCTGTGGCGTTGTCTCATGATGTGGACCGCATCCGCACCTGGACGCTGCGCAAGGCACGCCGTGCCATCGCACCGGTCCTGAAATCGCGCGGCCTATCCGCCGTTCTGCCTGCTGCCGGTTATCTGCTGCGCTCGATGGCACGCCCTGAAAACTGGGCCGGTAACTTCAAAACCATCACCCGAATGGAATCGCAGTACGGTGCCGCGTCCACCTTCTTTTTTGTCCAGCAGCGGCGTTCATCCATTGATCCGGGTTATTCATTAACATCCGGTCGACTGCAGCGGGGTATTTCAGCGCTTGACAAGGCGGGGGCAGCTATTGGGCTGCATGGAACCTCCGGTGCATACAGGAATGCCGAGAAATTGCAGCATGAAAAATCCGGCCTGGAGCGGGTCATCGGGAAAACCGTGAACGGCTGCCGCCAGCATTACCTGACTTTTGATTCCGGGATGACCTGGCGGATTTTGCAGGACGCCGGGTTTTCGTATGATTCGACAGTCGGATTCTCGAATGCTCCGGGATACCGCTGTGGAACCGGCTTTCCCTATCATCCCTGGGATCCGGATACACAGCAGGAAATGTCCCTGATCGAAATTCCGCTTGTTTTGATGGACACGGTACTGTTTCTGGAAAGCAAACAGGGCCTGAGCGCGGCAAATTCGCACCAGGTGGTCTTTGACTTGCTGGAAGAAACGCGCATCAACCGGGCCTGCCTGACTGTGAACTGGCACAATTCCGATCTGTTTGCAGATGATTGGTCCGGATTTTCAGAATTGTACAGCACTATACTCGAATGGACTGCCGAACATAACGGCTGGTTGTGTACGCTTGATGAGTTGCATGACTGGTGGAGACAATTATGA
- a CDS encoding T9SS type A sorting domain-containing protein, whose protein sequence is MKILIITSLLLIPVESIALTLVWDPVQNDDILCYKVYWGRESGRYTNSKYVGKETQYKITFEDSVVYYITVTAIDMWGNESNYGSEIKLIGGVSEPVDREDSAALSLYPNPAQTHINIQFNLEKRQNVYISVYNIMGQKVTTLIEQSFSRGSHTVHWNRMSANGGLAAAGIYYCRIRTDSQTTIQKITLL, encoded by the coding sequence TTGAAAATACTAATCATCACCTCTCTGCTATTGATTCCTGTTGAATCAATAGCGCTTACATTGGTCTGGGACCCCGTTCAAAACGATGATATTCTCTGCTACAAAGTCTACTGGGGACGCGAATCCGGACGCTACACGAATTCCAAGTACGTGGGCAAAGAAACACAATATAAAATCACTTTTGAGGACAGTGTTGTCTATTATATCACCGTGACTGCGATCGACATGTGGGGCAATGAAAGCAATTATGGCTCTGAAATCAAACTGATCGGCGGTGTGTCAGAGCCGGTTGACCGTGAGGACAGCGCCGCGCTGAGTCTTTATCCGAATCCGGCCCAAACCCATATCAACATCCAATTTAATTTGGAAAAAAGGCAGAATGTGTACATCAGCGTTTACAATATCATGGGGCAAAAAGTGACGACTCTAATCGAGCAATCATTCAGCCGCGGCAGTCACACAGTCCATTGGAACAGAATGTCTGCAAACGGCGGATTAGCAGCTGCCGGCATTTATTACTGCCGGATCCGGACTGATTCTCAAACGACCATACAGAAAATTACGTTGCTTTAA
- a CDS encoding GNAT family N-acetyltransferase, translating to MKNKENYREFCRNNPAVRLFSQPWWLDAAAGAENWDVALVMRNNQVAAALPFSRRRLAGFQVYKMPELTPWYHIYIDYPPEQKMTRRLSFEKDILSELIEQLPPSPRFMQKYSYELTNWLPFYWKGYKQTTRYSYIIPDISDTDAVYKGFRNNIRREIRKAERRLEIRPEKNLQEFYRLNKMTFSRQNETPSYSFDLLKRVDDACERRECRKIWAAVDDEGRKHAVLYLAWDAFSAYYLMGGADPELRNSGASSLLMWTAIQFASKVTAQFDFEGSMIEPIERFVRGFGARQTPYFVIHKKKFPFTLI from the coding sequence TTGAAAAATAAAGAAAACTATCGAGAGTTTTGCCGAAACAATCCTGCCGTCCGGCTGTTTTCACAACCCTGGTGGCTGGATGCTGCCGCCGGAGCCGAGAACTGGGATGTGGCCCTGGTTATGCGTAATAACCAGGTTGCCGCTGCGCTGCCTTTTTCACGGCGACGTCTGGCGGGATTTCAGGTGTATAAAATGCCGGAATTGACGCCGTGGTATCATATCTATATTGATTATCCGCCGGAGCAAAAGATGACCCGGCGGTTGTCCTTTGAAAAGGATATTTTAAGCGAATTGATCGAACAGCTTCCGCCGTCGCCCCGGTTTATGCAAAAGTATTCGTATGAATTAACCAACTGGCTGCCGTTTTACTGGAAAGGTTATAAACAGACCACTCGCTATTCCTATATCATTCCGGATATTTCGGATACGGATGCGGTGTACAAGGGATTTCGCAACAATATTCGTCGGGAAATCCGCAAGGCTGAGCGCCGGCTGGAGATCAGACCGGAGAAGAACCTGCAGGAATTTTACCGTCTGAACAAGATGACCTTTTCTCGTCAAAATGAGACACCGTCTTATTCCTTTGACTTGCTGAAGCGCGTTGATGATGCCTGTGAGCGTCGGGAGTGTAGAAAGATTTGGGCGGCCGTGGATGATGAGGGACGCAAACATGCCGTCCTCTATCTGGCCTGGGATGCGTTCAGCGCCTATTACCTGATGGGCGGAGCTGATCCCGAACTGCGAAACAGCGGCGCCAGTTCGCTTCTGATGTGGACTGCTATACAATTCGCGTCCAAAGTGACCGCGCAATTTGATTTTGAAGGCAGTATGATCGAACCGATCGAGCGCTTTGTCCGCGGTTTCGGAGCCCGACAGACGCCGTATTTTGTTATCCATAAAAAGAAATTCCCCTTTACTCTTATCTGA
- a CDS encoding sigma-54 dependent transcriptional regulator, protein MTERLYDLQLSPQEDNYLNDTQNTTGSYTKFELYYPKISRVQQMRDMYQLILKIAQSQASILIHGETGTGKELVAAAIQNKSPRSNKPFIKVNCAALNEHLLESELFGHEKGAFTGALSLRKGKFEKSDGGTLFLDEIGDMALSTQAKILRVLQDQTFNRLGGNLDIRVNVRVIAATNKDLWVQMQSDKFRNDLFYRLNVVSLAMPPLRDRKEDIPLLAEYFRKKFSVELRKKVRPFTRNAMQMLMDHHWPGNIRELRNLLERAILIAKPGKPIASHALNMPGTAYFEAGAHEKRQEERDGTNFKTLNLQELERQAIVTALMRAKWVQRDAAKLLGISPRVLNYKVSQHDIRHEKWRKYHD, encoded by the coding sequence ATGACAGAACGTCTCTACGATCTGCAGCTGTCACCGCAGGAAGACAATTATCTGAATGACACACAGAACACCACCGGTTCTTATACAAAATTTGAACTTTACTATCCCAAAATAAGCCGCGTTCAGCAAATGCGGGATATGTATCAGCTCATTCTCAAAATCGCTCAGAGCCAGGCATCCATATTGATTCATGGAGAAACCGGCACAGGCAAGGAACTGGTGGCGGCCGCGATCCAGAACAAAAGTCCACGCTCAAACAAACCGTTTATCAAGGTAAATTGCGCAGCGCTGAATGAACATTTACTGGAAAGTGAACTTTTCGGGCATGAAAAGGGGGCGTTCACCGGCGCTCTCAGTCTGCGCAAAGGCAAATTTGAAAAATCGGACGGCGGCACCCTGTTTCTGGATGAAATCGGAGACATGGCCCTGTCCACCCAGGCAAAGATATTACGGGTTTTGCAGGACCAGACTTTTAACCGGCTCGGCGGGAACCTTGACATTCGTGTAAACGTTAGAGTCATCGCAGCCACCAACAAAGATCTGTGGGTACAGATGCAGAGCGACAAATTCCGCAACGACCTGTTCTATCGGCTGAATGTGGTCTCTCTTGCGATGCCTCCGCTCCGGGACCGCAAAGAAGATATTCCGCTGCTGGCGGAATATTTCCGCAAAAAATTTTCAGTAGAACTGCGCAAAAAGGTGAGACCGTTTACGCGGAATGCCATGCAAATGCTTATGGATCATCACTGGCCTGGCAACATTCGTGAACTGCGCAACCTGCTTGAACGAGCGATTTTGATCGCAAAACCCGGCAAACCCATTGCTTCACATGCTCTAAACATGCCGGGAACCGCCTATTTCGAGGCCGGAGCCCATGAAAAAAGGCAAGAAGAACGCGACGGAACCAATTTCAAAACATTGAACCTTCAGGAACTGGAACGGCAAGCCATCGTCACCGCGCTGATGCGCGCAAAATGGGTGCAGCGGGATGCGGCAAAACTGCTGGGCATTTCCCCCCGGGTTTTAAACTACAAGGTATCACAGCACGACATCAGACATGAGAAATGGCGAAAATATCATGATTAA
- a CDS encoding DapH/DapD/GlmU-related protein → MTQVISPSAHIGEGTELKEFVVLEDDVRIGKNCILGHHVVIHAGTQIGDHTRIDDFSVVGKEPMRAKRSIFKQEDLEPARVGEHCLIGAHAVVYRGSRLHGHNLVADGAAVREQVEIGEYTIIGRNATIENKTRVGKKCKLETNCYITAYSEIEDYCFIAPGVHTTNDNFLGRTRERFKHFKGITVKRGGRIGGHAVILPGVVIGKDAVVGAGAIVTRDVPARKTVIGQPARVFRDVPEAQLLENQDWD, encoded by the coding sequence ATGACACAAGTTATATCACCCAGCGCTCATATTGGCGAAGGAACTGAACTAAAGGAATTTGTGGTTCTGGAAGATGATGTTCGAATCGGAAAAAACTGCATACTTGGTCACCATGTGGTGATTCACGCCGGAACCCAAATCGGCGACCATACCCGCATCGATGACTTTAGCGTTGTCGGTAAAGAGCCGATGCGCGCCAAACGCAGTATCTTCAAACAAGAGGACCTGGAGCCGGCGCGCGTGGGCGAACACTGCTTGATCGGAGCTCACGCCGTGGTGTACCGCGGCAGCCGGTTGCACGGCCACAATCTCGTCGCGGACGGCGCCGCCGTGCGCGAACAGGTGGAAATCGGCGAATACACCATTATCGGCCGCAATGCCACTATTGAGAACAAAACCCGGGTAGGCAAAAAATGCAAACTGGAAACCAACTGTTATATCACGGCCTATTCGGAGATTGAAGATTATTGTTTTATCGCGCCGGGTGTGCACACCACCAACGATAACTTTCTGGGCCGCACCCGGGAACGCTTTAAGCATTTCAAGGGAATCACGGTCAAACGCGGCGGACGCATTGGCGGCCACGCGGTTATTTTACCCGGCGTGGTCATTGGAAAAGATGCCGTGGTCGGCGCCGGCGCGATTGTGACCCGTGACGTACCGGCCCGTAAAACCGTCATCGGACAACCGGCCCGGGTGTTCCGCGACGTCCCGGAAGCGCAGCTGCTGGAAAACCAGGACTGGGACTGA
- a CDS encoding SLBB domain-containing protein yields MIKRILTALMMLAPAVSVLAQSSQDVSQIGQTPVTGAGESQQISKASAAPQGDLQRFGANLFSGRTAEINAAGSLPSDYQLGPGDQLAVYMGGKVQQEFDLAVTADGKLYVPNIGVISVNGMTMNRFKGELDRNLKQYYSDYSLDVMLARPKQIGVSVIGEVTNPGNYTAGALAGVLDLLIMAQGPTPNGSLRNVQLYRRDTLYARIDLYNFILRPVGHKPVVLQSGDRLYVPIRQASVDIAGEINRQANYELNPVQTEHLSDLLKLAGGFTDIALREEIKIQNINANGVATVQYADFGSYPDIDPAEDPVLCNNDSIYVFAKTIKSPAQQVSIYGEVKRAGSYPWQENIRVSDLILMAGGLTRSAYLLRGEVATIDLNEAPGISSFNVQNVLNRQTAPIILQPDDQVFIRRIPDWEMGPTVDIQGEVQFPGTYPITQNSTFLSSVIQAAGGPTSNAMLREARLMRQQAVIPEDKEFQRLSKMQAADMTDSEYEYYVMKQNTRDIKEIVVDFQKLIVEQGSTEDIKLKDGDTIHIPPKPQIVFVTGRVSQPGGVLYHPGRSINYYISQAGGYTWDASRNRAKVIKLSGMILEKNKVKSLDPGDRIWIPRKKDVDVWQAFQDIVMVMGQLATVYLVLRNAAEK; encoded by the coding sequence ATGATAAAGCGCATCCTCACCGCCCTGATGATGCTGGCGCCGGCAGTGTCTGTTCTGGCCCAAAGCAGCCAGGATGTATCGCAGATTGGGCAGACTCCGGTTACCGGTGCCGGTGAGAGTCAGCAAATATCAAAAGCTTCAGCCGCCCCCCAAGGCGATCTTCAGCGATTTGGCGCCAATTTATTCAGCGGCCGCACAGCGGAAATCAATGCAGCCGGTTCTCTCCCCTCAGATTACCAGCTGGGTCCCGGCGATCAACTGGCCGTGTATATGGGTGGCAAAGTTCAGCAAGAGTTTGACCTCGCCGTCACAGCTGACGGTAAACTGTACGTTCCCAATATCGGGGTCATCTCTGTGAACGGCATGACCATGAACCGTTTTAAAGGCGAACTCGATCGCAATCTCAAACAATATTACAGCGATTATTCCCTGGACGTGATGCTGGCGCGTCCGAAACAGATCGGAGTCAGTGTCATCGGCGAAGTCACAAATCCCGGTAATTATACCGCCGGCGCTCTGGCCGGCGTGCTTGATTTACTGATCATGGCACAGGGACCGACCCCCAACGGCTCGCTCCGCAATGTGCAATTGTACCGCCGGGACACTCTGTATGCGCGCATCGACCTGTATAACTTTATTCTCCGGCCGGTCGGCCACAAACCCGTTGTCCTTCAGAGCGGCGACCGGCTGTATGTGCCGATCCGGCAGGCTTCAGTGGATATTGCCGGTGAAATCAACCGGCAAGCCAATTATGAACTGAATCCTGTGCAAACAGAACATTTGAGCGACCTGTTAAAATTGGCCGGCGGATTTACGGATATTGCGCTCCGGGAAGAGATCAAAATACAGAATATCAATGCCAATGGAGTGGCAACGGTTCAATATGCTGATTTTGGCTCCTATCCGGATATTGACCCGGCTGAAGACCCGGTTCTGTGCAACAACGACAGTATTTACGTGTTTGCCAAAACGATCAAATCACCTGCACAGCAAGTATCCATATACGGAGAGGTAAAACGTGCCGGCAGTTATCCGTGGCAGGAAAACATCAGAGTCAGCGATTTGATCCTTATGGCCGGCGGACTAACACGAAGCGCCTATCTGCTGCGCGGCGAAGTGGCCACCATCGATTTGAATGAGGCTCCGGGAATTAGCTCTTTTAATGTACAGAATGTTCTGAATCGACAAACCGCTCCTATCATCCTGCAGCCGGATGACCAGGTGTTTATCCGGCGCATTCCCGACTGGGAAATGGGACCAACCGTTGATATCCAGGGTGAAGTGCAGTTTCCCGGCACGTATCCCATCACCCAAAATTCGACTTTTCTCAGTTCTGTGATTCAGGCTGCCGGCGGACCAACCTCGAACGCCATGCTGCGCGAAGCCAGGCTCATGCGACAACAGGCCGTAATACCGGAAGACAAGGAATTTCAGCGCTTGTCTAAAATGCAGGCCGCGGACATGACGGACTCGGAATATGAATATTATGTTATGAAACAGAACACCCGCGATATCAAAGAAATTGTGGTCGATTTTCAGAAACTGATTGTTGAGCAGGGCAGCACAGAAGATATTAAGCTCAAGGACGGGGACACTATACATATTCCCCCCAAGCCGCAGATTGTGTTCGTGACCGGCCGCGTATCCCAACCCGGCGGTGTGCTTTATCACCCGGGACGTTCTATCAATTATTATATTTCTCAGGCCGGCGGTTACACCTGGGATGCATCCAGAAACCGCGCCAAGGTCATCAAATTATCCGGGATGATCCTGGAAAAAAATAAAGTTAAAAGTCTGGATCCCGGTGACCGAATCTGGATTCCACGTAAAAAGGATGTCGATGTCTGGCAGGCATTTCAGGACATTGTCATGGTCATGGGACAACTGGCCACGGTGTACCTGGTATTGCGTAACGCTGCTGAAAAATAA
- a CDS encoding sulfotransferase has protein sequence MIDHIKVIAHKGIATLHQPTALVESLILKRRILCKWPPVFIVGPPRSGTTLLYQLLMSAFHFSYIPNISNTWYMMPVTAARMGRLLCPSYSSSFSSVHGYEKGAMAPSEAGNIWNRWFPYEKREGFNYTPAHYLSKPAKNRIVTFVANVENMFNAPFLTKNVKMSVRIRPLLEMFPNALFVHMQRNPVHSAASLLNIRRKKGKSWWSVMPKEYPEIKKMSELEQVCHQVYYTEMNIKRDLQKVENNRLHEVNYAKLCTNPVQKLEAIGKFLTGHDIPADADLTSIPESFPPSRPLKGEHIEEKELEQIQTILDRIIEK, from the coding sequence ATGATTGATCATATAAAAGTGATAGCTCACAAGGGAATCGCAACTCTGCATCAGCCCACTGCTTTGGTGGAATCGCTGATCCTGAAACGCCGCATCCTGTGCAAATGGCCGCCGGTTTTTATCGTTGGGCCGCCGCGCTCGGGAACCACCCTGTTGTACCAGTTACTCATGTCTGCATTTCATTTTTCCTATATTCCCAATATTTCAAATACCTGGTACATGATGCCGGTAACGGCTGCCAGGATGGGACGGTTGTTATGTCCGTCGTATTCTTCCAGCTTTTCCAGTGTGCACGGTTATGAAAAAGGCGCCATGGCGCCGAGTGAGGCCGGCAATATCTGGAATCGCTGGTTTCCTTATGAAAAACGCGAGGGATTCAATTATACACCGGCGCATTATTTGTCAAAACCGGCGAAAAACCGTATTGTTACATTCGTTGCCAATGTTGAAAACATGTTTAACGCTCCCTTTTTGACGAAAAATGTGAAAATGAGTGTTAGAATCCGACCTCTGCTGGAAATGTTCCCGAACGCTCTGTTTGTTCATATGCAGAGAAATCCGGTGCATTCCGCCGCTTCGCTGTTAAATATCCGCAGGAAAAAAGGTAAATCCTGGTGGTCGGTGATGCCGAAAGAGTATCCCGAGATAAAAAAAATGTCCGAACTGGAGCAGGTGTGTCATCAGGTCTATTATACTGAAATGAATATCAAACGCGATCTGCAAAAAGTAGAAAACAACCGGCTGCATGAGGTGAATTATGCCAAGCTGTGCACCAATCCGGTTCAAAAACTGGAGGCGATCGGTAAATTTTTGACCGGGCATGACATACCGGCGGACGCGGATTTGACGTCTATCCCCGAATCGTTTCCGCCGTCCCGCCCCTTAAAGGGCGAGCATATTGAAGAAAAAGAACTGGAACAAATACAGACCATATTGGATCGGATTATTGAAAAATAA